A genomic window from Erpetoichthys calabaricus chromosome 17, fErpCal1.3, whole genome shotgun sequence includes:
- the LOC114667493 gene encoding LOW QUALITY PROTEIN: LIM domain transcription factor LMO4.2-like (The sequence of the model RefSeq protein was modified relative to this genomic sequence to represent the inferred CDS: inserted 1 base in 1 codon), giving the protein MANPGSSSQPPPVGSGTMSWKRCAGCGGKIADRFLLYAMDSYWHSWCLKCFCCQAQLGEIGTTCYTKSGMILCRNDYIRLFGNSGXCSACGQSIPASELVMRAQGNVYHLKCFTCSTCQNRLVPGDRFHYINGSLFCEHDRPTALINGHLNSLQTNPLLPDQKVC; this is encoded by the exons ATGGCAAACCCAGGTAGCAGTTCCCAGCCACCTCCGGTTGGTTCCGGAACTATGTCATGGAAGAGATGTGCTGGTTGTGGGGGCAAGATTGCAGATCGTTTTCTTCTCTATGCCATGGACAGCTACTGGCACAGTTGGTGTCTGAAATGTTTCTGTTGCCAGGCTCAACTGGGAGAGATCGGCACAACATGCTACACCAAAAGTGGCATGATACTTTGCAGAAATGACTATATCAGATTATTTGGAAACAGTG GCTGCAGCGCATGTGGACAGTCCATTCCAGCTAGTGAACTGGTTATGAGGGCGCAAGGAAATGTCTACCATCTCAAGTGTTTCACATGTTCTACCTGCCAGAATCGGCTGGTCCCAGGAGACAGGTTTCACTACATCAATGGCAGTTTGTTCTGCGAACATGACAGGCCCACAGCTCTCATTAACGGCCATTTGAATTCACTTCAGACTAACCCTCTCCTGCCAGACCAGAAGGTCTGCTAA